The Aspergillus luchuensis IFO 4308 DNA, chromosome 4, nearly complete sequence DNA window ATAATGGAAAATCCATGCGAGGGGTCCATCTGAATCAGGGACCGTATTATATTTTGTTCTCTAAGTAAACATCTGAAACTAGCAAGAGGCTGATGCTTTTATCTGCTTCCTTCATGCTATGGTTTAAAATAGGACGAGGGCGAGAACAATTACTATTTAGACACTACTCCATCCTCGACAAAGCTTGATCCTTCGCGCCCGAGTCTAGAATGATGACCGAGACTATTTATACCGACAGGTCTGAAACACTTTTGGGATTATTGTTTTACCCGACTCCATAGTAATCTCGCAGTTCATATTCCCAAGTAGGaagaagtactactagtctAACTGCCTGCTATTTAGGCTACCATGTAAGTAACAAGTCCCGTTCACATACCGTATGTAAGTAAAATATCAACCGTAATTCAAGTAAATGGTAAGAATCCCTGATGATCCCGCCCGGAAACCCACCAATCGGCGCCAAGCGCCCCCCCAGGGAGATAAGCCTCCAGCGGGCGGGCGTCCGTCAGAGTCAGCAAAGTCGCTCGCTGCCCGTTAATTCAGAGTTTATGAAATTATTTGCATTTCAATTTTCCATCGTTCGGCTGTTCTTTCCTGTACTTCCCATAACCCCGTACCTGGTAACAATCCCGTCGTCGTCTGGTTAATTTCACCAAACCAACCTAAACACTAAACCCCTTCGTCGGATCTTTCTTCCCACGTTGCctgtttctccttctctcgctctctctcgctttcgcttttctcctccttctccctctctctctcccttccttccttccctcccttccaatCCCATTTGGTAGTCTCAGCCTGGGCTTTTCGCAGGCGCGTTATGAAATGAGACTATCCTACCGGATTGGTGCGGCTGCACTtatcatcctcgccatcatcctcatcaaacGCCACCTCGATCTCGTTCAGGATGATGCGCGCGTTCAGTCCGGCTGGAGTTTCAGTTCCTTCTCCGCCGAATCTGCAGcggatggcagcagcagcagcagcaacaatgTGAACAGTGGCAACGACGGGGTGTCGACTCCGAAGAACTCGAAACCCATTCTTACCGGCAACGACAAGAGCAACAGCAATGGCAAGACCAAAGGGTCCTCCGACGATTCGGCCGTCTCTCGACCGCTCTACGAAACCACTCCCATTATCGTCCCGAATGATCGCGTTATCGTCATGGCAAAATTATCCACCGAGGACACCAGCTGGGTGAGCAATGATCTGGCCGAGTACGTATTCTCCTGAACTTCCACCctcttttaaaataaaacCAAATCTCTAACCATAACGAATCACCAGATGGCGCAATGTCATATACACCGTCGACGACGTAACCGCATCCCGACACACCCCCAAGAACAAAGGTCGCGAATCGCTCGCCTACCTGCAATACATCGTGGACCACTACGACGACCTCCCCAGCACgatcgtcttcatccacagCCACAAAGACGGCTGGCCCGGAGCCTGGCACACCGACACCATGGCCTACAGCAACGTGGATTCTATCCGAGCCTTACAAACCGACTTCGTCCAACGAAACGGCTACGTCAACCTCCGGTGCCAGCAGACGCCCGGCTGTCCCGATGAGATTCGTCCCTTCCGAGACCCCCCGCAATTCGGAAAGACGGCGGAGCGTGTGTACGCGCAGGCGTGGGCGGAACTGTTCAACAACACCGACGTACCGGAAGTGGTTGGAGTAGCATGCTGCTCGCAATTTGCTGTATCGAGGGAACAGGTCCTCAAGCGGCCATTGGAGCACTACACATGGTTCTACGACTGGGTGTTGAATACGGGTTTGTCGGATGATCTGAGTGCGCATGTGATGGAGTATACATGGCATATTATTTTTGGGAAGGATCCGGTCTAGTAAGTCCCCCCGCCCCAACCCCTCTACTCTAAGACTACTGGAGAAAGCATAAAACTAACAAGAAATATAGCTGCCCCGATGCCTATCAATGCTACCAAGACGTCTACGGCAATCCTTATTTCTGGTGATTTCCGTCTAACTGTAAAGAATACCCCTCTTGTTTCTCATGGCTTTG harbors:
- a CDS encoding DUF3431 domain-containing protein (COG:S;~EggNog:ENOG410PW2Y;~InterPro:IPR021838;~PFAM:PF11913) yields the protein MRLSYRIGAAALIILAIILIKRHLDLVQDDARVQSGWSFSSFSAESAADGSSSSSNNVNSGNDGVSTPKNSKPILTGNDKSNSNGKTKGSSDDSAVSRPLYETTPIIVPNDRVIVMAKLSTEDTSWVSNDLAEWRNVIYTVDDVTASRHTPKNKGRESLAYLQYIVDHYDDLPSTIVFIHSHKDGWPGAWHTDTMAYSNVDSIRALQTDFVQRNGYVNLRCQQTPGCPDEIRPFRDPPQFGKTAERVYAQAWAELFNNTDVPEVVGVACCSQFAVSREQVLKRPLEHYTWFYDWVLNTGLSDDLSAHVMEYTWHIIFGKDPVYCPDAYQCYQDVYGNPYFW